Proteins from a genomic interval of Nostoc sp. TCL240-02:
- the argH gene encoding argininosuccinate lyase — protein MTKEQTWSQRFESALHPAIARFNASIGFDIELIEYDLTGSQAHAKMLAHTGIISSKEGEQLVTGLEQIRQEYRQGKFQPGVDAEDVHFAVEKRLTEIVGDVGKKLHTARSRNDQVGTDTRLYLRDQIQQIKSELREFQGVLLDIAEKHVETLIPGYTHLQRAQPVSLAHHLLAYFQMAQRDWERLGDVSRRVNISPLGCGALAGTTFPIDRHYTAKLLDFDDIYANSLDGVSDRDFAIEFLCAASLIMVHLSRLAEEVILWSSEEFRFVTLKDSCATGSSIMPQKKNPDVPELVRGKTGRVFGHLQAMLVIMKGLPLAYNKDLQEDKEGIFDSVNTVKASLEAMTILLREGLEFRTQRLAEAVTEDFSNATDVADYLAARGVPFREAYNLVGKVVKTSIAAGKLLKDLELEEWQQLHPAFAADIYEAISPRQVVAARNSHGGTGFVQVSKALIAARAQIDQ, from the coding sequence ATGACCAAAGAACAAACTTGGAGCCAGAGGTTTGAATCAGCGTTGCATCCAGCGATCGCTCGTTTTAATGCCAGTATAGGTTTTGATATTGAATTAATAGAATACGATCTGACTGGTTCTCAAGCCCATGCCAAAATGCTAGCTCACACGGGCATTATCTCCTCAAAAGAAGGTGAGCAACTGGTTACAGGTTTAGAACAAATTCGCCAAGAGTACCGCCAAGGTAAATTTCAACCTGGTGTTGATGCAGAAGATGTACATTTTGCAGTTGAAAAACGACTGACAGAAATTGTCGGTGATGTCGGTAAAAAACTGCATACGGCGCGATCGCGGAATGACCAAGTTGGTACTGATACTAGACTCTATCTGCGCGACCAAATCCAGCAAATCAAAAGTGAATTGCGAGAATTCCAAGGTGTTCTACTAGATATAGCGGAAAAACACGTTGAAACCTTGATCCCAGGCTATACTCACCTACAACGCGCCCAACCAGTAAGTTTAGCTCACCACCTCTTGGCATACTTTCAAATGGCGCAACGCGACTGGGAACGCTTAGGAGATGTTTCTCGCCGCGTCAATATCTCACCCTTGGGGTGCGGTGCTTTAGCGGGAACGACTTTCCCCATCGATCGCCACTACACAGCTAAATTATTGGATTTTGATGATATTTATGCTAACAGCCTCGATGGAGTCAGCGATCGCGATTTTGCGATCGAATTCTTGTGTGCTGCTAGCTTGATTATGGTTCACCTCAGCCGTCTTGCAGAAGAAGTCATTCTTTGGTCATCTGAAGAATTCCGTTTTGTCACCCTCAAAGATAGCTGTGCTACAGGTTCCAGTATCATGCCCCAAAAGAAAAACCCCGATGTACCAGAACTCGTGCGGGGGAAAACGGGGCGTGTATTTGGTCATCTCCAGGCAATGCTGGTGATTATGAAAGGGCTACCTCTGGCATATAACAAAGACCTGCAAGAAGATAAAGAAGGTATATTTGATAGCGTTAACACAGTCAAAGCATCTCTAGAAGCAATGACAATTTTGCTCAGGGAAGGTTTAGAATTTCGTACCCAGCGTTTAGCAGAAGCTGTAACCGAAGATTTTTCTAACGCTACCGATGTCGCAGATTATCTAGCAGCACGGGGCGTTCCTTTCCGGGAAGCTTACAACCTCGTGGGTAAAGTGGTAAAAACTAGTATTGCCGCAGGTAAACTCCTGAAAGATTTGGAATTGGAAGAGTGGCAACAACTACATCCGGCATTTGCAGCAGATATTTATGAGGCAATATCCCCTCGTCAAGTAGTGGCAGCCCGCAACAGTCACGGTGGTACTGGCTTTGTACAGGTTAGCAAAGCACTCATAGCCGCCCGCGCTCAAATTGATCAATAG
- the larB gene encoding nickel pincer cofactor biosynthesis protein LarB, whose amino-acid sequence MSQNETLRSLLEAVANGKVTPDTAFDSLKDLTYESVGEFAKIDHHRQLRTGFPEVIWGPGKTPDQIAQIMEVMRLRNPVVMATRIEPAVYAVLQSKVSGLRYYDSARICAIAPPTIEPQFRGEIGILSAGTADLAVAEEAAITAELSGFRVQRLWDVGVAGIHRLLSNRHLIESASVLIVVAGMEGALPSVVAGLASCPVIAVPTSIGYGASFGGLAPLLTMLNSCAAGVGVVNIDNGFGAAVLAGQILRTAEKLRLASAES is encoded by the coding sequence GTGTCTCAAAATGAAACTTTGCGATCGCTCCTCGAAGCGGTTGCCAATGGTAAAGTTACGCCAGATACGGCATTCGACTCACTCAAAGACTTAACTTATGAGTCTGTGGGTGAATTTGCCAAAATTGACCATCATCGCCAGCTAAGAACTGGTTTCCCAGAGGTAATTTGGGGCCCTGGTAAAACGCCAGATCAAATTGCTCAAATTATGGAGGTAATGCGCCTCCGCAACCCAGTAGTGATGGCGACTCGCATTGAACCAGCAGTTTATGCCGTACTGCAATCCAAAGTTAGCGGCTTGCGATATTACGATTCGGCGCGAATTTGTGCGATCGCTCCCCCTACCATCGAACCACAATTCAGGGGTGAAATCGGCATTCTTTCTGCTGGTACTGCCGATTTAGCTGTTGCTGAAGAAGCGGCTATCACTGCTGAACTTTCTGGTTTTCGGGTACAGCGCCTCTGGGATGTTGGCGTTGCCGGAATTCACCGTTTATTAAGTAACCGCCACCTGATTGAGTCAGCATCGGTGTTGATTGTCGTGGCAGGAATGGAAGGCGCTTTACCCAGCGTTGTCGCTGGTTTAGCAAGTTGTCCTGTAATTGCCGTACCCACCAGCATTGGCTATGGCGCAAGTTTTGGCGGTTTAGCACCTTTATTGACAATGCTTAACTCTTGTGCTGCGGGAGTAGGTGTAGTAAATATCGATAATGGTTTTGGTGCAGCAGTTTTAGCGGGGCAAATTTTGCGAACTGCCGAGAAATTGCGGTTGGCATCGGCTGAATCTTGA
- a CDS encoding PEP-CTERM sorting domain-containing protein (PEP-CTERM proteins occur, often in large numbers, in the proteomes of bacteria that also encode an exosortase, a predicted intramembrane cysteine proteinase. The presence of a PEP-CTERM domain at a protein's C-terminus predicts cleavage within the sorting domain, followed by covalent anchoring to some some component of the (usually Gram-negative) cell surface. Many PEP-CTERM proteins exhibit an unusual sequence composition that includes large numbers of potential glycosylation sites. Expression of one such protein has been shown restore the ability of a bacterium to form floc, a type of biofilm.), with the protein MKNLALLSAIALTTTSGLVFGTMQTASALAWNWNYSGTGIEAIGTFTTDNTPDDLGFYQILGITGTRNGETITGLQPVGTPIPGNEPFNVDNLISLNNQQLTVDGFGYSTSAGNYSNPFFASFLPTPSYLEVFSVPPLTPGFGNLGTEDSQLPISFSASIIAVPEPTSILSLFALATFGFPSTLKRNKPSKLNEKKLEKVS; encoded by the coding sequence ATGAAAAATCTAGCTCTACTATCTGCCATAGCCCTTACCACCACATCTGGATTGGTTTTCGGTACAATGCAAACCGCCTCTGCTTTAGCTTGGAATTGGAATTATTCTGGTACTGGTATAGAGGCGATTGGTACTTTTACAACTGATAATACCCCTGACGATCTGGGTTTTTATCAGATTTTAGGAATTACGGGTACACGAAATGGTGAAACGATTACTGGTCTGCAACCTGTAGGCACTCCAATACCAGGAAACGAACCTTTTAATGTTGACAATTTAATTAGTCTTAATAATCAGCAGTTAACAGTTGATGGTTTTGGTTATTCTACATCGGCGGGAAACTATTCTAATCCATTTTTCGCTAGTTTTTTGCCAACGCCAAGTTATTTAGAAGTTTTTTCTGTTCCACCACTGACACCAGGTTTTGGAAATTTAGGGACGGAAGATAGTCAGTTACCCATCAGTTTTTCTGCAAGCATAATCGCCGTACCTGAACCCACCTCAATCCTTAGCTTATTTGCCCTCGCCACTTTTGGTTTCCCTTCAACACTCAAACGTAATAAGCCATCCAAATTAAATGAAAAGAAGCTTGAAAAAGTTTCCTAA